From a region of the Mycobacterium intracellulare ATCC 13950 genome:
- the rpsF gene encoding 30S ribosomal protein S6, whose protein sequence is MRPYEIMVILDPTLDERTVAPSLETFLNVVRKDGGSVDKVDIWGRRRLAYEIAKHAEGIYVVVDLKAEPATVSELDRQLSLNESVLRTKVMRTDKH, encoded by the coding sequence ATGCGTCCATACGAAATCATGGTCATTCTTGACCCCACGCTCGACGAGCGCACCGTTGCCCCGTCCTTGGAGACGTTCCTGAACGTCGTCCGCAAGGATGGCGGATCCGTCGACAAGGTCGACATCTGGGGCCGGCGCCGGCTGGCCTACGAGATCGCCAAGCACGCCGAAGGCATCTACGTCGTCGTCGACCTGAAAGCCGAGCCCGCGACGGTGTCCGAGCTCGACCGCCAGCTGAGCCTCAACGAGTCGGTACTGCGCACCAAGGTGATGCGCACCGACAAGCACTAA
- a CDS encoding single-stranded DNA-binding protein — protein sequence MAGDTTITVVGNLTADPELRFTPSGAAVANFTVASTPRIYDRQSGEWKDGEALFLRCNIWREAAENVAESLTRGSRVIVTGRLKQRSFETREGEKRTVVEVEVDEIGPSLRYATAKVNKASRSGGGGGGFGGGGGGGSRQQAAPATSAPADDPWGSAPASGSFGGGDDEPPF from the coding sequence GTGGCTGGTGACACCACTATCACCGTCGTCGGAAACCTGACCGCAGACCCAGAACTGCGGTTCACTCCGTCGGGTGCCGCCGTCGCGAATTTCACGGTGGCGTCGACGCCTCGGATCTATGACCGCCAGAGCGGGGAGTGGAAGGACGGCGAGGCGCTGTTCCTGCGATGCAACATCTGGCGGGAAGCCGCCGAGAACGTCGCCGAAAGCCTCACCCGCGGCTCCCGTGTGATCGTCACGGGCCGGCTCAAGCAGCGTTCGTTCGAGACCCGCGAAGGTGAGAAGCGCACCGTCGTCGAGGTCGAGGTCGACGAGATCGGCCCCTCGCTGCGCTATGCCACGGCCAAGGTCAACAAGGCCTCGCGCAGTGGCGGTGGCGGCGGCGGCTTCGGCGGTGGTGGCGGCGGTGGATCCCGCCAGCAGGCGGCGCCCGCGACCAGCGCACCGGCCGACGACCCGTGGGGCAGCGCGCCGGCATCGGGCTCGTTCGGCGGCGGCGACGACGAACCGCCCTTCTAA
- the rpsR gene encoding 30S ribosomal protein S18: protein MAKSNKRRPAPEKPVKARKCVFCAKKDQAIDYKDTALLRTYISERGKIRARRVTGNCVQHQRDIAIAVKNAREVALLPFTSSAR, encoded by the coding sequence ATGGCCAAGTCCAACAAGCGGCGCCCGGCTCCGGAAAAGCCGGTCAAGGCGCGGAAGTGTGTCTTCTGCGCCAAGAAGGATCAAGCGATCGACTACAAGGACACCGCGCTGCTGCGCACCTACATCAGTGAGCGCGGCAAGATCCGTGCGCGTCGCGTCACCGGCAACTGTGTGCAGCACCAACGCGACATCGCCATCGCGGTGAAGAATGCCCGCGAAGTGGCGCTGCTGCCCTTCACCTCCTCGGCGCGGTAG
- the rplI gene encoding 50S ribosomal protein L9, with product MKLILTADVDHLGTVGDTVEVKDGYGRNYLLPRGLAIVASRGAQKQADDIRRARETKAVRDLGHANELKTAIEALGPVSLPVKTAADSGKLFGSVTAGDVVAAIKKAGGPNLDKRIVRLPKSHIKALGTHPVAVHLHPEVDVEVALEVVAQS from the coding sequence ATGAAGCTGATTCTGACGGCTGACGTCGACCACCTCGGTACCGTCGGCGACACTGTCGAGGTCAAGGATGGCTACGGCCGCAACTACCTGCTCCCGCGCGGACTGGCGATCGTGGCCTCGCGCGGCGCGCAGAAGCAGGCCGACGACATCCGCCGGGCCCGCGAAACCAAGGCGGTGCGCGACCTCGGCCACGCCAACGAACTCAAGACGGCGATCGAGGCGCTGGGACCGGTCTCGCTGCCGGTGAAGACCGCGGCGGATTCCGGGAAGCTGTTCGGCTCGGTGACCGCCGGCGACGTCGTCGCCGCGATCAAGAAGGCCGGCGGTCCCAACCTGGACAAACGGATCGTCCGGCTGCCGAAGTCGCACATCAAAGCCCTCGGTACTCACCCGGTGGCGGTGCACCTGCACCCCGAGGTCGACGTCGAGGTCGCGCTCGAAGTGGTCGCGCAGAGCTAA
- the dnaB gene encoding replicative DNA helicase produces the protein MAVVDDLTSGMDASSPSEDFGRQPPQDMAAEQAVLGGMLLSKDAIADVLERLRPGDFYRPAHQNVYDAILDLYGRGEPADAVTVAAELDRRNLLRRIGGAPYLHTLISTVPTAANAGYYATIVAEKALLRRLVEAGTRVVQYGYAGAEGADVAEVVDRAQAEIYEVADRRTTEDFVPLEDLLQPTMDEIDAIASNGGVARGVPTGFTELDEVTNGLHAGQMIIVAARPGVGKSTLGLDFLRSCSIKHRMASVIFSLEMSKSEIVMRLLSAEAKIKLADMRSGRMSDEDWTRLARRMSEISEAPLYIDDSPNLTMMEIRAKARRLRQKADLRLVVVDYLQLMSSGKKVESRQLEVSEFSRQLKLLAKELEVPVVAISQLNRGPEQRTDKKPMLSDLRESGSLEQDADMVILLNRPDAFERDDPRGGEADFILAKHRNGPTKTVTVAHQLHLSRFANMAR, from the coding sequence ATGGCGGTCGTCGATGATCTGACGTCGGGCATGGATGCGTCGTCGCCGAGCGAGGACTTCGGGCGTCAGCCACCGCAGGACATGGCGGCGGAGCAGGCGGTGTTGGGCGGCATGCTGCTGAGCAAGGACGCCATCGCCGACGTGCTCGAGCGGCTGCGGCCCGGCGACTTCTACCGCCCCGCGCACCAGAACGTCTACGACGCGATCCTGGACCTGTACGGGCGCGGTGAGCCGGCCGACGCCGTCACGGTCGCCGCGGAATTGGACCGCCGCAACCTGCTGCGCCGGATCGGCGGCGCGCCGTATCTGCACACGCTGATCTCGACGGTGCCCACCGCGGCCAACGCGGGCTACTACGCGACCATCGTCGCCGAGAAGGCGCTACTGCGGCGCCTGGTCGAGGCCGGCACCCGCGTGGTGCAGTACGGCTACGCGGGCGCCGAGGGTGCCGATGTGGCCGAGGTGGTCGACCGCGCGCAGGCCGAGATCTACGAGGTGGCCGACCGGCGGACGACGGAGGATTTCGTTCCGCTCGAGGATCTGCTGCAGCCGACGATGGACGAGATCGACGCCATCGCGTCCAACGGCGGCGTGGCGCGCGGCGTGCCAACGGGTTTCACCGAACTCGACGAGGTGACCAACGGTCTGCACGCCGGGCAGATGATCATCGTGGCGGCCAGGCCTGGAGTCGGGAAATCGACGCTAGGACTAGATTTTTTACGCTCGTGTTCAATTAAGCACCGCATGGCCAGCGTCATCTTCTCGCTGGAGATGAGCAAGTCCGAGATCGTCATGCGGTTGCTGTCGGCGGAGGCGAAAATCAAACTCGCCGACATGCGTTCGGGCCGGATGAGTGACGAAGACTGGACGCGGCTGGCGCGGCGGATGAGCGAAATCAGTGAGGCGCCACTGTATATCGACGATTCGCCGAACCTGACGATGATGGAGATCCGCGCCAAGGCGCGCCGGTTGCGGCAGAAGGCCGACCTGCGCCTGGTGGTGGTCGACTACCTGCAGCTGATGTCGTCGGGTAAGAAGGTGGAGTCGCGGCAGCTCGAGGTGTCCGAATTCTCCCGTCAGCTGAAGCTTTTGGCCAAGGAGCTCGAGGTTCCCGTGGTCGCAATCAGCCAGCTCAACCGCGGACCCGAGCAGCGCACCGACAAGAAGCCGATGCTGTCCGACCTTCGTGAGTCGGGATCGCTGGAACAGGATGCGGACATGGTGATTCTGTTGAACCGCCCGGACGCATTCGAAAGGGACGATCCGCGCGGGGGAGAGGCGGATTTCATTCTCGCCAAACACCGTAACGGCCCGACCAAGACGGTGACCGTCGCGCACCAGCTGCATCTGTCGCGCTTCGCCAACATGGCGCGGTGA
- a CDS encoding MMPL/RND family transporter: protein MTGAHSAEIDPAAKHGRFAHATRILAIPILIGWLLITAALNVIAPQLDVVGAAHSVQLIPEDAPSLIAMKRIGKDFQQYDSDTTAMVVIEAQDKLGDAAHRYYDQIVAKLSHDTEHVEHVENFWGDRLTAAGAQSSDAKGAYVQLNLRGNQGDTESNNSVAAVNKIVASVPAPPGIKAYVTGPGPLATERMEYTNRSMQTITVVTVVIIGAMLLIVYRSVATMLGMLLTVLTELAAARGAVAVLGHHGVIGLSTFAVNLVVSLVLAAAADYTIFLVGRYQEARSHGQDRIDAFYTMYKGTAHVVLGSGLTVAGAMFCMSFTHLPYFHSLGAPCSIALLVTIAASLTLAPAVITIATRFGVFDPKRKVKTRGWRRVGVAVVRWPGPILVGAVLVTVIGLVALPAYVPNYNDRYYLPTDAPSSVGYRASDRHFPEARMGPEILMVEADHDMRNPTDMLVLDRVAKLTFHLPGIARVQGITRPLGSTVDHSSVPFQISAQNAITIQNLHHLKDRMGDLLKTSDQLSVVINLTQTIYGLTTQLSDVTHDLDGRGHQILDTTQELRDHLADFDDFWRPLRSYFYWEQHCFDIPICWSLRSLFDATDGVDKLSDDLQGITNVDLDRLDTLVPKLAAQLPPLIATLKTVQGLLLTIYSSFSDLTDQLDEMSQNSTIMGRAFDDSKNDDMFYLPPEAFDNADFQRGLNLFVSPDGKAAKYVITHKGDPASPQGISHIDQIKQAATEATKGTPLESANIYLGGTAATYKDVHEASTLDLTVSVTAAMGLIFIVMLGITRALAASAVIVGTVAGSIASAMGLSVLIWQHLLHMPLNWIVVPMAVIVMLAVGSDYNLLLVSRMQEEIHAGLKTGIIRSMGGTGGVVTTAGLVFAFTMGGMLVSDLRTIGQVGSTIMIGLLLDTLVVRSFLVPSIAALLGRWFWWPRRVYSRPVNTAPSSPRTPAAVSADPDATGPILSGVT from the coding sequence ATGACCGGCGCACACTCCGCTGAGATCGATCCGGCGGCAAAGCACGGCCGCTTCGCGCATGCCACGCGAATTCTGGCTATCCCGATCTTGATCGGATGGCTGTTGATCACGGCCGCGCTCAACGTCATTGCGCCCCAGCTCGATGTGGTCGGGGCGGCGCACTCGGTGCAGCTGATACCCGAAGACGCACCGTCGTTGATCGCGATGAAGCGTATTGGCAAGGACTTTCAGCAGTACGACTCGGACACCACAGCGATGGTCGTGATCGAGGCACAAGACAAACTCGGTGACGCGGCACATCGGTATTACGACCAGATCGTGGCCAAGCTGTCGCACGACACCGAGCATGTCGAGCACGTCGAGAACTTCTGGGGAGATCGGCTGACCGCGGCGGGGGCGCAGAGCAGCGATGCCAAGGGCGCCTACGTTCAGCTGAATCTGCGTGGTAATCAAGGCGATACCGAGTCCAACAACTCGGTCGCCGCGGTCAACAAGATCGTGGCAAGCGTGCCCGCGCCACCGGGGATCAAGGCCTACGTGACCGGTCCCGGACCGTTGGCCACAGAGCGCATGGAATACACCAATCGCAGCATGCAGACGATCACCGTCGTCACCGTCGTGATCATCGGGGCCATGCTGCTCATTGTCTACCGCTCCGTAGCGACCATGCTGGGCATGCTGCTCACGGTTCTTACCGAGCTCGCCGCCGCTCGCGGTGCTGTGGCCGTACTCGGTCACCACGGCGTTATCGGCCTGTCCACGTTCGCGGTGAATCTCGTTGTGAGCCTGGTGCTCGCCGCGGCGGCCGACTACACCATTTTCCTGGTCGGTCGATATCAGGAGGCCCGCTCGCACGGGCAAGACCGGATCGACGCCTTCTACACCATGTACAAGGGAACCGCCCACGTCGTCTTGGGGTCGGGTCTAACGGTCGCGGGCGCGATGTTCTGCATGAGCTTCACCCACCTGCCGTACTTCCACAGCCTCGGTGCGCCGTGTTCGATCGCCCTGCTGGTGACGATCGCCGCCTCCCTAACGCTGGCGCCCGCGGTGATCACCATAGCTACCCGGTTCGGGGTCTTCGATCCCAAACGCAAGGTCAAGACCCGCGGTTGGCGGCGGGTGGGGGTGGCCGTGGTGCGATGGCCGGGACCGATCCTGGTCGGTGCCGTGCTGGTAACGGTGATCGGTCTGGTGGCCCTGCCCGCTTACGTTCCCAACTACAACGACCGCTACTACCTACCCACCGACGCACCGTCTTCCGTGGGCTACCGCGCCTCGGACCGGCATTTCCCCGAGGCGCGGATGGGGCCCGAGATCCTCATGGTCGAAGCCGACCACGACATGCGTAACCCCACCGACATGCTGGTGTTGGACCGGGTCGCCAAGCTCACCTTCCATCTGCCGGGAATCGCTCGGGTACAGGGTATTACGCGTCCACTGGGCTCGACGGTCGATCACAGCTCGGTGCCATTTCAGATCAGCGCCCAAAACGCAATCACGATCCAGAATCTGCACCACCTCAAGGACCGCATGGGTGACCTGCTGAAAACCAGTGATCAGCTGAGCGTGGTCATCAACCTCACCCAGACCATCTACGGGTTGACGACTCAGCTCAGCGATGTCACCCACGACTTGGATGGCAGGGGTCACCAAATCCTGGACACCACCCAGGAGCTGCGCGATCACCTCGCCGATTTCGACGACTTCTGGCGACCGCTTCGCAGCTATTTCTACTGGGAGCAGCACTGTTTCGACATCCCGATCTGCTGGTCGCTGCGCTCGCTGTTCGACGCCACCGACGGTGTCGACAAGCTCAGCGACGACCTGCAGGGCATCACCAACGTCGACCTGGACCGCCTCGACACACTGGTACCGAAGTTGGCGGCGCAACTGCCCCCGCTGATCGCGACCCTGAAAACGGTGCAGGGCTTGCTGCTGACGATCTACAGCTCGTTTAGCGACCTGACCGATCAGCTCGATGAGATGTCGCAGAACTCAACCATCATGGGCCGGGCGTTCGACGACTCCAAAAACGACGACATGTTCTACCTGCCGCCAGAAGCATTCGATAATGCGGACTTCCAGCGCGGGCTCAACCTGTTCGTGTCCCCCGACGGCAAGGCGGCGAAATACGTGATCACCCACAAAGGCGATCCGGCGAGCCCGCAAGGCATTTCGCACATTGACCAGATCAAGCAGGCCGCCACCGAGGCCACCAAGGGAACACCGCTGGAGAGCGCCAACATCTATCTCGGCGGCACCGCGGCCACATATAAAGACGTCCACGAGGCGTCGACGCTGGATCTGACGGTCTCGGTGACCGCGGCAATGGGCCTGATCTTCATAGTCATGCTCGGTATCACCCGTGCCCTGGCCGCCTCGGCCGTGATCGTCGGAACCGTGGCGGGTTCCATCGCTTCCGCGATGGGCCTGTCCGTGCTGATTTGGCAGCACCTGCTGCACATGCCACTGAACTGGATCGTGGTTCCCATGGCGGTGATCGTCATGTTGGCCGTCGGATCCGACTACAACCTGCTGCTGGTCTCGCGGATGCAGGAGGAGATCCACGCCGGCTTGAAGACCGGGATCATCCGGTCGATGGGCGGTACCGGCGGAGTCGTGACCACCGCAGGGCTGGTGTTCGCATTCACCATGGGCGGCATGCTGGTCAGCGATCTGCGCACTATCGGACAGGTCGGCAGCACGATCATGATCGGCCTACTGCTCGACACCCTGGTGGTCCGGTCCTTCTTGGTGCCCTCGATCGCCGCGCTGCTCGGACGCTGGTTCTGGTGGCCGCGCAGGGTCTACTCGAGGCCCGTGAATACGGCGCCGTCTTCGCCGCGAACACCAGCCGCGGTGAGCGCCGACCCGGACGCCACCGGGCCCATCCTCAGCGGTGTCACCTAA
- a CDS encoding MmpS family transport accessory protein: MALVKRAWVPLVMVLVIAIASFAVVRLHGVFGRQSVSAGGANGVDTLVQFNPKHVLYDVWGPAGTVVQVDYLDEHAQPQRVATATVPWSYEIVTTDTAVIATVVAQGEADSIGCRITVNGEVRDQRVFDGHRAQTHCIMKSA, translated from the coding sequence ATGGCTCTGGTGAAGCGGGCGTGGGTTCCGCTGGTGATGGTCTTGGTGATCGCGATTGCATCGTTTGCTGTGGTGCGGCTGCACGGTGTTTTTGGCAGACAGTCGGTTTCGGCCGGCGGAGCCAACGGTGTGGACACGCTCGTGCAGTTCAATCCCAAGCACGTGCTTTACGACGTCTGGGGGCCCGCCGGCACCGTCGTCCAGGTCGACTACCTCGACGAGCACGCCCAACCGCAGAGGGTTGCAACGGCTACGGTGCCATGGAGCTACGAGATCGTCACCACCGACACCGCGGTGATCGCGACGGTGGTCGCCCAGGGCGAGGCCGACAGTATCGGGTGCCGCATCACCGTCAACGGTGAAGTTCGTGACCAACGGGTCTTCGACGGCCACCGTGCCCAGACCCACTGCATCATGAAGTCGGCATGA
- a CDS encoding NAD(P)/FAD-dependent oxidoreductase has translation MDVTTSPYASDALDDGTVDAVVIGGGAAGLNGALILARSRRSVVVIDSGSPRNAPAKAVHGFIVLDGTPPPEILRRGREQVRQYGGRVVHGEVVSAESAAPSADGDLRFTVTLADGRSITARRILVATGLTDVLPEVPGLAEHWGHTVVHCPYCHGWEVRDEPIGILATGPVSIGHAFLFRQLTEDLIYFTHGTDLDEDSRARFAARGIRVINTPVTEVVNDEDGALAGVRLADGQVVARRVLAVAPQMQARTQGLEGLGLPVQDLPNMGRGFASGMAGTTEVPGVWVAGNATDLVAQVGASAAAGALAGADINRMLAIADTDAALQGKRATTGSGPSATASA, from the coding sequence ATGGATGTGACGACTTCTCCGTACGCGAGCGACGCACTGGACGACGGGACGGTCGACGCGGTGGTGATCGGCGGGGGCGCCGCGGGGCTGAACGGTGCGCTGATCCTCGCCCGCTCCCGCCGCTCGGTCGTCGTGATCGACAGCGGCTCCCCGCGCAACGCGCCCGCGAAGGCCGTGCACGGCTTCATCGTCTTGGACGGCACCCCGCCGCCCGAGATCCTTCGGCGGGGCCGGGAGCAGGTGCGCCAGTACGGCGGACGCGTCGTCCACGGCGAGGTGGTCTCGGCCGAGTCTGCCGCCCCGTCGGCGGACGGGGACCTGCGGTTCACCGTCACCCTGGCCGACGGCCGCAGCATCACCGCTCGCCGCATCCTGGTAGCCACCGGCCTTACGGATGTGCTGCCGGAGGTGCCCGGGCTCGCCGAGCACTGGGGGCACACTGTGGTGCACTGCCCGTACTGCCACGGCTGGGAGGTGCGCGATGAGCCCATCGGCATCCTCGCCACCGGCCCGGTTTCCATCGGCCACGCGTTTCTGTTCCGTCAGCTGACCGAGGACCTGATCTACTTCACCCACGGCACTGACCTGGACGAGGACAGCCGCGCCCGCTTTGCCGCCCGCGGCATCCGCGTCATCAACACCCCGGTCACCGAGGTCGTCAACGACGAGGACGGTGCCCTCGCCGGGGTGCGCCTGGCCGACGGCCAGGTCGTGGCCCGGCGCGTCCTCGCGGTCGCCCCGCAGATGCAGGCCCGCACCCAGGGCCTGGAAGGTCTGGGCCTGCCGGTGCAGGACCTGCCGAACATGGGCCGCGGTTTTGCCTCCGGCATGGCCGGCACCACCGAGGTGCCGGGTGTGTGGGTGGCCGGCAACGCCACCGATCTGGTCGCCCAGGTCGGGGCCTCCGCGGCGGCCGGCGCACTGGCCGGCGCAGACATCAACAGGATGCTGGCCATCGCGGACACCGACGCGGCCCTCCAGGGGAAGCGCGCGACTACGGGTTCAGGACCGTCGGCGACTGCGTCCGCATGA
- a CDS encoding TetR/AcrR family transcriptional regulator gives MSVSTKQLSGVQARTRAAILAATASALAANRTATMPEIATVAGVGRTTLHRYFADRETLIYEATLDSIRVLSEAVDEAALDDGPAIDAMRRFITAGVSIGERLVFLFGDPAVLRDIPPAQSPNEELVIKLITRGQDEGVFDSDLNPTWIWHALYGLILQGCEQAMAGALPRHTVAPLIIRTFERGICPVP, from the coding sequence GTGTCCGTCTCGACGAAGCAACTCTCGGGTGTGCAAGCGCGCACCAGAGCCGCGATCCTCGCTGCTACGGCCTCTGCGCTGGCAGCGAACCGGACGGCCACCATGCCGGAGATCGCCACCGTGGCCGGGGTCGGTCGCACCACGCTGCACCGGTACTTCGCCGACCGCGAGACGCTGATCTACGAGGCGACCCTGGACTCGATCCGCGTGCTCAGTGAAGCGGTGGACGAGGCCGCCCTTGACGACGGACCCGCAATCGACGCGATGCGGCGATTCATCACCGCAGGCGTCTCAATAGGTGAACGGCTGGTCTTCCTCTTCGGTGACCCGGCGGTGCTCCGCGATATCCCCCCGGCCCAGTCCCCGAATGAGGAGTTGGTGATCAAACTGATCACGCGGGGACAGGACGAAGGCGTGTTCGACTCTGACCTCAATCCGACCTGGATTTGGCACGCGCTCTACGGATTGATCCTGCAAGGCTGTGAGCAAGCCATGGCCGGTGCACTGCCTCGGCACACCGTCGCGCCACTGATTATCCGGACCTTCGAGCGCGGCATCTGCCCGGTTCCCTAG
- a CDS encoding TetR/AcrR family transcriptional regulator, translating into MTESGKLAAGLVAAAECLSDTESKLRQRTQGRLDRSRDPAILDAALAALAENGYNDTNMNDIAARAGVGKAAIYRRWASKAALMTDALVYWRPDLIDDDAPDTGSLAGDFDAVVERVARADDDLISSDLVLRVAMEAMHDQQLASALDELMLLKGRRVVTAILRQAAARGEVAPDGDWTLIADTLTGMGLMRVISGQTVDAKFVRRVIDTLILPAVCAANTKDGGGSAK; encoded by the coding sequence GTGACCGAGTCTGGCAAGCTGGCGGCGGGGTTGGTCGCCGCGGCGGAATGCTTGTCAGACACGGAATCAAAACTGCGCCAACGCACCCAAGGCCGGCTCGATCGATCCCGCGATCCCGCGATCCTCGACGCCGCGCTGGCCGCATTAGCCGAAAACGGTTACAACGACACCAATATGAACGATATCGCCGCGCGAGCGGGTGTTGGTAAAGCGGCGATATACCGCCGCTGGGCGTCGAAGGCCGCGTTGATGACCGATGCGCTTGTGTATTGGCGGCCCGACCTCATCGACGACGATGCCCCGGACACAGGCAGCCTTGCCGGTGACTTCGACGCGGTGGTTGAACGTGTAGCGCGCGCCGATGACGACCTGATCTCCAGCGATCTGGTGCTGCGAGTGGCGATGGAGGCGATGCACGATCAGCAGCTCGCATCGGCCCTCGACGAGTTGATGCTGCTCAAGGGCAGGCGCGTGGTGACGGCCATCCTCCGACAGGCCGCCGCCCGCGGCGAGGTCGCACCCGACGGGGACTGGACCCTTATCGCCGACACCTTGACGGGAATGGGGCTGATGCGGGTCATCAGCGGTCAAACCGTCGACGCGAAGTTCGTCCGCAGAGTCATCGACACGCTCATCCTGCCTGCCGTCTGCGCGGCGAACACCAAGGATGGTGGCGGGAGCGCAAAGTAG